gctggagcatacctagtagctgtgaactcagttgaaatacaatgcctctgtctaaacactgataaggggggtggagttagctgctccagacagcacagctttgtaactaaatttccttatttttgaaaattattttaaaatacttgccagcaatttttaaacaatatttttatgcaaactatttttacttaattagcccttttaggatatgcacacatctcaacttgttttatggcactttaaaacaaaaattatgcaTCAAAGTCAAAATGTCATGAGAGATAAATTACCCTAGAAGTCTTGGAAATTTGGTATGAACAAAAATACTAAGCAATTTATTATGacacactttttaaaataaaagaagTAATAATTAAAAGTACTTACGATCAAGTCCATTGATGTATCGCATTGTAATTTCACAGTGACCCCATACAGCACTGACAATAGGATAAAGTTTTTTCCCTTTAAGTCCTCTGAAAGCAACACCTAAGTATTGGCCATCTACTATGAAGCTAAGTGTCCCCTCATCCATGTCTAGCACCACCAGCAAAGAGTCTGGGAGTACAAATGATTCATCAGGTTCTAGAAAGGCTGGATATGTTACCCCAGGTTGGTTTTTACAGTTGTGATACAGTTTGTTGCGTCCCAGGTCCCAGCCCCAAGACTCACTATTGCTTCCCACTAATGAGGTGTATCCTACAGAATGTAAAGGAGAATCTACAGTTGCCACCCCTACAACAGCATGTGTTCCTCTCTGCCTTGTGGGCCAATGGATCTGCCAAACATGAAGGCCTCTTGTGTAGCCAATTTTTCCACGGATACAGTCTGTGCTTTGTGCAACCGGGTGTCGATGGAACGTTAGCCTGTCATCCTCTTTCACAAAGATATTCAATGACCGATCCTCATTGTTCCAGCCATGTTTGCATTGAACATCCAAGGTGGCCATTGGCATATCCAGCAGCATATCTAACCGAGCGGGTTTGCAAAAGTCAGGACCCCTCAGTTCTCTTTTAACTGGCCTGTATGGGGGATCCCGTACATCCACAGATTTTATGCTCCCCGAGATCTTCTGACCCATTTCTCAGCTCTGGGTTCACAACTGGGAAGGGATAGGGGAGAGGGACAATGTTCTTTTGTTACCCTCTGTTACCTCATTAAAATACTTGATCTGTAAACCAACCACTTCTGAAAGCAATAGAATCCTGGAAGACGTTCAGCATAGAAGCTTGTCAACTACACTTGTAAATGGATGTTCCTGCAAGAAAGAAAATATCTTTTAACCCAGGAGCAGGAGagataaaaaaatcatttaaacacgTAAATATACATCATCAAACCTCAGCCTTGAGGAACAGCCTTGAAGAGTCTCAAAAACGCACGTTCTTAAACATTAGTTATCTTATAATAGTATACGTTGCTACTAATTACTCATTGTGACAAGCTTCTCTCTTGTACAGTAACCACAGCTAAagagaaacattttaaaattatttcctaatatgtttaaacaaaatacccaaaaaagttatatttttagtGAACTTTCATGAGAAAATATTTAtagatggaaaaaaaataaattataaactgctaataaaatgattaagttattttaaaaatgataCCATAACAAAATGTGCAGTTTATAAGAAAACGTTTTACTCATGTCTTTGTTAATCCTTTCCCATTAAGATTaccaaatgtattaaaaaaaaaaaaaaaggaagaataaaTTCTATTCATTATAAATGAAAACGTACTCAGATCCCATTTGCAGTCAATAAGGCATTATCTAAGGCTGTTTAATATGCATTTTAATGTGAGTTTCCAGACTGAATGGAAGACTCACTCACTGCCAGGAAAGGAATGCACTCACTGTGCCCACTCATTCTACTTGACACCGTAAACTCATTCACCCACCTAGATTCATCTCGGATTATCCAGAGCTCAGACTTATCTGGGGCTTTTCCATATATAACAAGATCTTTCACATTTAAAGGCCTAAAACCAAATTGCATCTAATTCTTTGTCATCAGCTGCAGCTGAGAGTTTTATGCACCCTGTACAGACTCTTAGTAACTGAAGCACTAACCAGAAAACAAAATGTGCCTAAAATTGTACAGAGCTCACAGTGTACAACACAGACAATAACTTCCTCTGATTCACAATGGGATGCAGACATTCGCTGCTTCCCTTCCCTCTACATCAGTCTAGCCAAAACCTCGCCTTTGGATAAAAGAGCATTACTTGCATTCTTGTAATAAACCGTTTGAAATAGTCATTTACAGTCATTGTTTCCtactattttgtttcattttttcccCCATTTGTATAACCTGTGCACAATATCTCTTGTTTTTTCTCCCTCTTGGAGTAAAGTGGTAAAAGGAAGCGGCAAATAAAGAGTTAATCTGTGAGTTCAATCTATTTTGCTATTTTCTGCCCAGGCTGTTCAGTGTTAGGCATCGCTaagtaataaatgtaataaatcttCAGTTTTACATAAaagacctacttaaagggacatgaaacagtattcatgattcagatagagcatacatttttaaacaactttcctagttacttctattatcaattttgtttcattctcttggtatcctttgttgaaggagtatcaatgcagtactgggagctagcggaaca
This genomic stretch from Bombina bombina isolate aBomBom1 chromosome 4, aBomBom1.pri, whole genome shotgun sequence harbors:
- the SPSB4 gene encoding SPRY domain-containing SOCS box protein 4 — its product is MGQKISGSIKSVDVRDPPYRPVKRELRGPDFCKPARLDMLLDMPMATLDVQCKHGWNNEDRSLNIFVKEDDRLTFHRHPVAQSTDCIRGKIGYTRGLHVWQIHWPTRQRGTHAVVGVATVDSPLHSVGYTSLVGSNSESWGWDLGRNKLYHNCKNQPGVTYPAFLEPDESFVLPDSLLVVLDMDEGTLSFIVDGQYLGVAFRGLKGKKLYPIVSAVWGHCEITMRYINGLDPEPLPLMDLSRRSVRFAVGRDRLHQIESLPLPQALKNYLQYQ